The following coding sequences lie in one Capsicum annuum cultivar UCD-10X-F1 chromosome 5, UCD10Xv1.1, whole genome shotgun sequence genomic window:
- the LOC107852988 gene encoding uncharacterized protein LOC107852988, with the protein MRERFVGQDYEQNTLKKYYNLQQGSKSVEEHYEELEHTRLQANVNDEVFCDVVPMQACHLLLRRPWEYDVGAKHYGRSNKYAFLKDGKKHILNPLSTFQVSEEYRKMGELKEKLEREKKERSKRVKNDNSREEKGEVERSNYEDLFPEEIPSGFPPLRGIEHEINFFLGSQIPNKAAYRSNSQETKELQRHVEELLNKDLVRESLSPCVVPVILVPKKDGTWRIVVFLGFVVSSRGFEVDDEKVEAIRS; encoded by the exons ATGAGAGAAAGGTTTGTGGGTCAAGATTATGAGCAAAACACACTCAAGAAGTATTATAATCTTCAACAAGGAAGTAAGAGTGTGGAAGAGCATTATGAGGAACTAGAGCATACTAGGCTTCAAGCTAATGTCAATGATGAAGTGTTTTGTGATGTTGTACCGATGCAAGCTTGTCATTTATTGTTGAGAAGGCCATGGGAATATGATGTGGGGGCTAAACATTATGGAAGGTCAAATAAATATGCATTTCTTAAAGATGGTAAAAAGCACATTCTTAACCCACTTTCTACTtttcaagtgagtgaagaatatAGAAAAATGGgggagttgaaagaaaaacttgagagagaaaagaaagagaggagTAAGAGAGTGAAAAATGATAACTCAAGAGAGGAAAAAGGGGAGGTTGAGAGATCAA attatGAAGATCTATTTCCGGAAGAAATACCAAGTGGGTTTCCTCCTTTGAGGGGAATAGAGCATGAAATTAACTTTTTTCTGGGTTCTCAAATACCCAACAAAGCGGCTTATAGGAGCAATTCTCAAGAGACCAAAGAATTGCAAAGACATGTGGAAGAacttttgaataaagatttggtGAGAGAAAGTTTAAGTCCATGTGTGGTGCCCGTAATTCTAGTTCCCAAGAAGGATGGGACATGGAGGAT TGTTGTTTTTCTTGGCTTTGTTGTAAGTTCAAGAGGATTTGAGGTGGATGATGAAAAGGTAGAGGCTATTAGAAGTTGA